Proteins found in one Limnohabitans sp. TEGF004 genomic segment:
- a CDS encoding CsgG/HfaB family protein — protein MSCFSRVSLLAVFCAFSLFIAGCATETSQTVTPQQVTAAKTSYSGTRSTVAVGKFDNRSSFMRGLFSDGVDRLGGQAKTILITHMQQANRFKVVDRDNMGEISQEAKFKGKTQKISGADFVITGDVTEFGRKEVGDQQLFGILGRGKTQIAYSKVSLNVVDAVTSEVIFSVQGAGEYALSNREVIGFGGTASYDSTLNGKVLDLAIREAVNRLVEGVESGQWKPAQ, from the coding sequence TTGCTCGCCGTCTTTTGTGCTTTTTCACTGTTCATAGCGGGCTGCGCCACAGAAACATCACAGACGGTCACCCCCCAACAAGTCACCGCCGCAAAAACCAGCTACAGCGGCACTAGAAGTACGGTTGCGGTTGGCAAGTTTGACAACCGATCTAGCTTCATGCGCGGTCTGTTTTCAGACGGCGTCGACCGTTTGGGCGGTCAAGCCAAAACCATTTTGATCACGCACATGCAACAAGCCAACCGATTCAAAGTGGTTGACCGCGACAACATGGGCGAAATCAGCCAAGAAGCCAAGTTCAAAGGTAAAACACAAAAAATCAGCGGTGCTGATTTTGTGATCACGGGCGACGTGACCGAATTTGGTCGCAAAGAAGTGGGTGACCAACAGCTATTCGGTATTTTGGGGCGCGGCAAAACACAAATTGCCTACTCAAAAGTGAGTCTGAACGTGGTTGATGCAGTGACCTCTGAAGTGATTTTTTCGGTCCAAGGTGCTGGCGAATACGCCCTGTCAAACCGGGAAGTCATCGGCTTTGGCGGCACGGCCAGCTACGACTCCACACTGAACGGCAAAGTACTCGATTTGGCTATTCGTGAAGCGGTCAATCGCTTGGTCGAAGGTGTTGAATCCGGTCAATGGAAACCTGCTCAGTAA
- a CDS encoding DUF4810 domain-containing protein encodes MRIQNTLCALLLFTLVGCAAPKQSLYQWGDYESQVYSLYNDPGKSPIEAQIEKLEADYQKARSTNKAVPPGFHAHLGYLYFQTGKGDQAVQSFQTEKTLFPESAVYMDRILAKVKK; translated from the coding sequence ATGCGTATTCAAAACACCCTATGTGCACTGCTGCTGTTTACCCTTGTGGGCTGCGCAGCGCCTAAACAATCGCTTTATCAATGGGGCGACTACGAAAGCCAAGTTTATTCACTCTACAACGACCCAGGCAAATCGCCCATCGAAGCACAGATTGAAAAGCTAGAAGCAGATTATCAAAAAGCTCGCAGCACAAACAAAGCCGTGCCACCAGGCTTTCATGCGCATTTGGGCTACTTGTATTTCCAAACCGGCAAAGGTGACCAAGCTGTTCAGTCCTTTCAAACTGAAAAAACTTTGTTTCCAGAGTCAGCGGTTTACATGGATCGCATCTTGGCCAAAGTAAAAAAGTAA
- a CDS encoding DUF799 domain-containing protein, whose protein sequence is MSRYLKLLALLATVLIFTGCATKQADVDYSAFRQHQPKSILVLPPLNNTSDLRATYSVMSSTTLPLAEAGYYVFPVALVDQTFKENGLQNPGEMHQASPKKLNEIFGADAALYITITNYGASSALLGGDVVVTAQASLIDTRTGTALWEGKASASDAEGKQNQNGLVGLLIQGIINQIANSVSDPGYRIGRITNHRLLSTGNRGLLPGPRSPKFEQAQGQ, encoded by the coding sequence ATGTCACGTTATTTGAAACTCTTGGCTCTGTTGGCGACTGTGTTGATCTTCACAGGTTGTGCAACAAAACAGGCGGATGTGGATTACTCAGCATTTCGTCAGCACCAGCCCAAGTCCATCTTGGTCTTACCGCCCCTGAACAACACATCCGACTTACGCGCCACCTACAGTGTGATGTCTTCGACCACATTGCCATTAGCCGAGGCGGGTTATTACGTTTTTCCTGTGGCCTTGGTCGATCAAACCTTCAAAGAAAACGGTTTGCAAAACCCAGGCGAAATGCACCAAGCATCGCCCAAAAAGCTGAATGAAATTTTTGGTGCGGATGCAGCGCTTTACATCACCATTACCAACTACGGCGCATCAAGTGCACTCTTGGGTGGTGATGTCGTGGTCACTGCGCAAGCCTCATTAATCGATACGCGCACCGGAACCGCACTATGGGAAGGTAAGGCAAGCGCATCAGATGCGGAGGGTAAGCAAAACCAAAACGGCTTAGTCGGCTTGCTTATTCAAGGCATCATCAATCAGATTGCTAATTCTGTAAGCGATCCTGGGTATCGCATTGGACGCATTACCAACCATCGCCTGTTAAGTACAGGAAACCGAGGGCTGTTACCAGGTCCGCGATCTCCCAAATTTGAGCAAGCGCAAGGTCAATAA
- a CDS encoding glutamate-5-semialdehyde dehydrogenase, with translation MTTLNVADHMHALGAQAKAASAQMAKASAAVKSAALRKLAALLRENIDALQIDNAKDIERAIAAGLDAPMVDRLKLTPKVLETCAQGCEQLATMPDVIGEIIGMKQQPSGIRVGQMRVPLGVFGMIFESRPNVTIEAASLSIKSGNACILRGGSEAIDSNKALAKLVQQALIESGLPTDAVQLVQTTDREAVGHLIAMPEFVDVIIPRGGKGLIERISREAKVPVIKHLDGNCHTYVDDPCDMAMAVTVADNAKTQKYSPCNASESLLVARGVAAEFLPKIGAIYAAKGVEMRCCPVAKAILTQVKGANLKDATEQDWFEEYLGPIISIKVVEGLDAAIAHINHYSSHHTESILTRDHMHAQRFLREVDSSSVMVNASTRFADGFEYGLGAEIGISTDKFHARGPVGIEGLTSLKYVVLGQGEIRV, from the coding sequence ATGACGACTCTCAATGTTGCCGATCACATGCACGCGCTGGGCGCACAAGCCAAAGCCGCGTCTGCGCAAATGGCCAAAGCCTCTGCAGCGGTCAAAAGCGCCGCTCTGCGCAAGCTCGCTGCTTTGCTGCGCGAAAACATTGACGCCTTGCAAATTGACAACGCGAAAGACATTGAGCGTGCCATCGCTGCAGGCCTCGATGCCCCCATGGTGGACCGCTTGAAGCTCACGCCCAAAGTATTGGAAACCTGCGCACAAGGCTGCGAACAACTCGCGACCATGCCTGATGTGATTGGTGAAATCATTGGCATGAAGCAGCAGCCCAGCGGTATTCGCGTGGGTCAAATGCGCGTGCCACTAGGTGTGTTCGGCATGATTTTCGAAAGCCGTCCCAACGTGACGATTGAAGCTGCATCGCTCTCTATCAAGAGTGGCAATGCTTGCATCTTGCGCGGCGGTTCAGAGGCGATTGACTCTAATAAAGCCTTGGCCAAGTTGGTGCAGCAAGCCTTGATCGAAAGCGGCTTGCCCACAGACGCTGTGCAACTGGTGCAAACCACCGACCGCGAAGCTGTGGGTCACCTCATTGCCATGCCTGAGTTTGTGGACGTCATCATTCCGCGCGGCGGCAAGGGCTTGATTGAGCGGATCAGCCGTGAGGCCAAAGTACCCGTCATCAAACACCTGGACGGCAACTGCCACACCTATGTGGACGACCCTTGCGACATGGCCATGGCGGTGACCGTGGCGGACAACGCCAAGACCCAAAAGTACAGCCCTTGCAACGCCAGCGAAAGCTTGCTGGTGGCGCGTGGTGTGGCAGCGGAGTTTTTGCCCAAGATTGGCGCGATCTATGCTGCCAAAGGCGTGGAGATGCGTTGCTGTCCAGTGGCCAAAGCCATCCTCACGCAAGTCAAAGGTGCCAACCTCAAAGACGCGACTGAGCAAGATTGGTTTGAAGAGTATTTGGGCCCCATCATCAGCATCAAAGTGGTAGAGGGTTTGGATGCGGCGATTGCGCACATCAACCACTATTCCAGCCACCACACAGAATCCATCCTCACGCGTGACCACATGCACGCCCAACGCTTTTTGCGCGAGGTAGATTCATCTAGCGTGATGGTCAATGCCAGCACCCGCTTTGCAGATGGTTTTGAATATGGTTTGGGTGCTGAAATAGGCATTTCCACCGACAAATTCCATGCGCGTGGCCCTGTGGGCATCGAAGGCCTGACCTCGCTGAAATACGTGGTGCTGGGTCAGGGCGAAATTCGCGTTTGA
- the holA gene encoding DNA polymerase III subunit delta, which yields MQVASAQFANHLQAQASKGLRSLYTFHGDEPLLQQEALDALRNTARAQGYTERSVYTVAGAHFDWGEVLAAGGSMSLFADKQLIEIRIPSGKPGKEGSTALQQIAELAVGNDSTLTVVLLPRLDKATKSSAWFSALENNGISVQVDPVERHALPTWIAQRLGAQQQRVASGEAGQHTLQFFAERVEGNLLAAHQEIQKLALLYPEGELSFEQVERAVLNVARYDVFKLSEAVLSGQPLRVQRMLDGLKAEGEAEVLVHYTLAEEIRALKRVKDAVASGKALPMALREQRIWGPRERLFERVLPRLSVGMLEKLLQSAHQVDGIVKGLKTPEWPADNWQALHRLAMRLCRACMPRNA from the coding sequence ATGCAAGTCGCTAGCGCTCAATTTGCCAATCACCTGCAAGCGCAGGCGAGCAAAGGCTTGCGTAGCCTCTACACCTTTCACGGGGATGAGCCGCTGCTGCAACAAGAGGCGCTCGATGCGTTGCGTAACACCGCACGCGCGCAGGGTTACACCGAGCGCAGTGTGTACACCGTGGCAGGTGCACATTTTGATTGGGGCGAAGTGCTGGCCGCAGGTGGTTCTATGAGTTTGTTTGCAGACAAACAGCTCATTGAAATCCGTATTCCCTCGGGCAAGCCCGGCAAAGAAGGCAGCACAGCCTTGCAGCAAATTGCTGAACTGGCCGTGGGCAATGACAGCACCCTCACCGTCGTGCTATTGCCCCGTCTGGACAAAGCCACGAAGAGTTCGGCTTGGTTCAGCGCCTTAGAGAACAACGGCATCAGCGTGCAGGTCGACCCCGTTGAGCGCCACGCTTTGCCCACTTGGATTGCGCAACGTTTGGGTGCACAACAGCAACGCGTGGCCTCTGGCGAAGCGGGCCAACACACCTTGCAGTTTTTTGCCGAGCGTGTGGAAGGCAATTTGCTGGCCGCGCACCAGGAAATTCAAAAGCTCGCCCTCTTGTACCCAGAAGGTGAATTGAGCTTTGAGCAAGTCGAACGTGCCGTGTTGAACGTGGCGCGTTACGACGTGTTCAAACTATCCGAAGCAGTGCTTAGTGGCCAGCCTCTGCGTGTGCAGCGCATGCTCGATGGCTTGAAGGCCGAGGGTGAGGCCGAGGTGTTGGTGCACTACACGCTGGCCGAAGAAATCCGTGCCTTGAAGCGCGTCAAAGATGCTGTGGCTTCGGGTAAGGCTTTGCCTATGGCTCTGCGCGAGCAGCGCATTTGGGGTCCGCGTGAGCGTTTGTTTGAACGCGTGTTGCCGCGCTTGAGTGTGGGCATGCTTGAAAAATTGTTGCAGTCGGCCCATCAGGTCGACGGCATTGTCAAAGGTTTGAAAACGCCAGAATGGCCTGCTGATAACTGGCAGGCCCTGCACCGTTTGGCCATGCGTTTGTGCCGCGCTTGTATGCCGCGCAACGCTTAA
- the lptE gene encoding LPS assembly lipoprotein LptE, translating to MTTRRSLLMSSLLATGLVGCGFELRKAPNYAFNTLYSSIPVVSPFGAKLKRSLESSGQVEVINDARQIERAQVIFDQLFELREKVVVGRTSTGAIREFQLRYRYRFRLRSRNGTELIPDTEIMLTRDINFNETGALSKESEEALLYRDMENDLVLQIQRRLAAVRQL from the coding sequence ATGACTACGCGCCGCTCATTGCTGATGTCCTCCTTGCTGGCCACAGGGTTGGTCGGGTGTGGTTTTGAGTTGCGCAAAGCGCCCAATTACGCGTTCAACACCTTGTACAGCTCTATCCCTGTGGTCTCACCTTTTGGTGCCAAGCTCAAGCGCAGTTTGGAGTCTTCGGGTCAAGTCGAAGTGATCAATGATGCGCGTCAAATTGAGCGCGCACAGGTCATCTTTGATCAGTTGTTTGAGTTGCGTGAGAAGGTGGTGGTGGGGCGCACCTCAACAGGTGCCATTCGTGAATTTCAATTGCGCTATCGCTATCGCTTTCGACTGCGCAGCCGCAATGGCACAGAGTTGATTCCCGATACAGAAATCATGCTCACGCGTGACATCAACTTCAATGAAACTGGCGCTTTGTCAAAAGAGTCGGAAGAGGCTTTGCTTTACCGTGACATGGAAAACGACTTGGTGCTTCAAATTCAACGTCGCTTGGCCGCCGTGCGCCAACTCTGA
- the leuS gene encoding leucine--tRNA ligase: MQDKYNHTEVERAVQAAWTQADAYRVTEDASKKKFYACSMLPYPSGKLHMGHVRNYTINDMLTRNLRMKGFNVLMPMGWDAFGLPAENAALKNGVPPAKWTYENIAYMKKQMQAMGLAIDWSREVATCDPTYYKWNQWLFLKMLEKGIAYRKTQVVNWDPVDQTVLANEQVIDGKGWRTGAPVEKREIPGYYLNITHYAPELLEHVQMGNDKATLNGWPDKVRLMQENWIGKSEGVRFAFTHDIAGADGALIGDGKMYVFTTRADTIMGVTFCAVAAEHPLALHAAASNPAMAAFLEECKSGGTTEAELATQEKKGMPTDLFVTHPLTGAKVEVWVGNYVLMSYGDGAVMGVPAHDERDFAFALKYDLPIKQVVSVKDQAFNDKEWQEWYGDKQSCVCINSGELDGLNQKSAVNKVAELLAAKGLGEKKTTWRLRDWGISRQRYWGTPIPIIHCDEHGAVPVPEKDLPVVLPQDCIPDGSGNPLHKHEGFHAGVTCPVCGKAARRETDTMDTFVDSSWYFMRYCDPTNTDAMVAEGAQYWAPMDQYIGGIEHAILHLLYARFWTKVMRDMGLVKVDEPFTKLLTQGMVLNHIYSRRTAKGGKDYFWPHDVEHVLDDAGKVVGAKLKNEADSSDGKLPVGTAIDYEGVGTMSKSKNNGVDPQDLIERYGADTARLYTMFTAPPEATLEWNDAAVEGSYRFLRRVWNFAQKHEATLKAATAGNLSAAKPRKEAADLRREMHVMLKQVSYDYDRMQYNTVVSGCMKLLNALEDFKADGGDGDNAVLCEGVSVLLRMLYPACPHITANLWIELGYVARLGDLLDTAWPEVDESALQRDELELMLQINGKLRGAVTVSATASKEQIEQAALATEAFIKQANGAAPKKVIVVPGRLVNIVV; the protein is encoded by the coding sequence ATGCAAGACAAATACAACCACACCGAGGTCGAACGCGCCGTTCAGGCCGCTTGGACCCAAGCCGACGCCTACCGCGTGACAGAAGACGCGTCGAAGAAAAAGTTTTACGCCTGCTCCATGCTGCCTTACCCCAGCGGCAAGCTGCACATGGGCCACGTGCGCAACTACACCATCAACGACATGCTCACGCGCAACTTGCGCATGAAGGGCTTCAACGTGTTGATGCCCATGGGCTGGGACGCATTTGGTTTGCCCGCTGAAAACGCCGCGCTCAAAAACGGTGTGCCACCTGCCAAGTGGACGTACGAAAACATTGCCTACATGAAGAAGCAAATGCAGGCGATGGGCTTGGCCATTGACTGGTCACGCGAAGTGGCTACCTGCGACCCGACGTATTACAAGTGGAACCAATGGCTCTTCTTGAAGATGCTCGAAAAAGGTATCGCTTACCGCAAGACCCAAGTGGTGAACTGGGACCCAGTCGACCAAACCGTGTTGGCCAACGAGCAAGTGATTGATGGCAAAGGCTGGCGCACAGGCGCACCGGTTGAGAAGCGCGAAATTCCTGGCTACTACCTGAACATCACCCACTACGCGCCTGAGCTGCTGGAGCATGTGCAAATGGGCAATGACAAAGCCACTTTGAATGGCTGGCCCGACAAAGTGCGCTTGATGCAAGAGAACTGGATTGGCAAGAGCGAGGGTGTACGTTTTGCGTTCACGCACGACATTGCAGGTGCAGATGGCGCGTTGATCGGCGACGGCAAAATGTATGTGTTCACCACACGTGCCGACACCATCATGGGCGTCACATTCTGTGCAGTGGCTGCTGAGCATCCGCTGGCGCTGCATGCTGCGGCAAGCAACCCCGCCATGGCTGCATTCCTCGAAGAATGCAAGAGCGGCGGCACGACCGAAGCTGAGCTTGCCACGCAAGAGAAAAAGGGCATGCCCACGGACCTGTTCGTCACGCACCCACTGACCGGCGCGAAGGTTGAAGTTTGGGTGGGCAACTACGTGCTCATGTCATACGGTGATGGCGCGGTCATGGGTGTGCCTGCGCACGACGAGCGTGACTTTGCGTTTGCATTGAAATACGACTTGCCGATCAAGCAAGTGGTGTCGGTCAAAGACCAAGCGTTCAACGACAAAGAGTGGCAAGAGTGGTACGGCGACAAGCAGAGCTGTGTGTGCATCAACTCTGGCGAACTCGATGGCTTGAACCAAAAATCTGCTGTTAACAAAGTAGCCGAGCTGCTCGCTGCCAAAGGCCTCGGCGAAAAGAAAACCACCTGGCGTTTACGCGACTGGGGCATCAGCCGCCAGCGCTATTGGGGTACCCCAATCCCAATCATCCATTGCGACGAACACGGCGCAGTTCCCGTGCCCGAAAAAGATTTGCCCGTGGTGCTGCCGCAAGACTGCATCCCAGATGGCTCTGGTAACCCATTGCACAAGCACGAAGGTTTCCATGCGGGTGTGACTTGCCCGGTGTGCGGCAAAGCAGCCCGCCGCGAGACCGACACGATGGACACGTTTGTGGATTCGTCGTGGTACTTCATGCGCTATTGCGACCCGACCAACACCGATGCGATGGTGGCCGAGGGCGCGCAGTACTGGGCGCCGATGGACCAATACATTGGCGGCATTGAGCATGCCATTCTTCACTTGCTCTACGCCCGTTTTTGGACCAAGGTCATGCGTGACATGGGTTTGGTCAAAGTGGACGAGCCTTTCACCAAGCTGCTCACGCAAGGCATGGTGCTCAACCACATTTACTCACGCCGCACGGCCAAAGGTGGCAAAGATTATTTCTGGCCACACGATGTTGAGCACGTGCTCGACGACGCAGGTAAGGTGGTGGGCGCAAAGCTCAAGAACGAAGCCGACAGCAGCGACGGCAAATTGCCCGTGGGCACAGCCATCGATTACGAGGGCGTGGGCACCATGTCCAAGTCGAAGAACAACGGTGTAGACCCGCAAGACCTGATCGAGCGCTACGGCGCAGACACCGCGCGTCTGTACACCATGTTCACCGCGCCGCCCGAAGCCACGCTGGAGTGGAACGATGCGGCGGTGGAAGGCAGTTACCGCTTCTTGCGCCGTGTGTGGAACTTTGCGCAAAAGCACGAAGCCACACTCAAGGCTGCCACCGCTGGCAACTTGAGTGCTGCCAAGCCACGCAAAGAAGCTGCTGACCTGCGCCGCGAAATGCACGTGATGTTGAAGCAAGTCAGCTACGACTACGACCGAATGCAATACAACACCGTGGTGTCAGGTTGCATGAAGTTGCTCAATGCGTTGGAAGATTTCAAGGCTGATGGCGGCGATGGCGATAACGCTGTGCTGTGCGAAGGCGTGTCTGTTTTGTTGCGCATGCTCTACCCAGCTTGTCCGCATATCACGGCCAATTTGTGGATCGAATTGGGTTATGTAGCCCGCTTGGGTGACTTGCTCGATACCGCATGGCCTGAAGTGGACGAGAGCGCCTTGCAACGCGATGAGTTAGAACTCATGCTGCAAATCAACGGCAAGTTGCGTGGCGCAGTCACAGTCAGTGCCACAGCGAGCAAAGAGCAAATCGAGCAGGCTGCTTTGGCCACCGAAGCCTTCATCAAGCAAGCCAATGGTGCTGCACCGAAGAAGGTCATCGTCGTGCCCGGCCGCTTGGTCAATATCGTGGTTTAA
- a CDS encoding biopolymer transporter ExbD, with amino-acid sequence MAFGRFERTPGQTPMSDINVTPLVDVMMVLLVIFIITAPLMVSALKLDLPKTEGAQASNAPPRFVKLSIDAKGVVYLDDKATSLDDLKRSLNAQASKALAVAHGELPELQLRADERVPYGKVVEVMGLAQQAGMNRIGFVTERKQPVSVP; translated from the coding sequence ATGGCTTTCGGACGTTTTGAGCGCACACCGGGCCAAACGCCCATGAGCGACATCAACGTCACCCCCTTGGTTGACGTGATGATGGTGTTGTTGGTCATTTTCATCATCACCGCTCCCTTGATGGTCAGTGCCTTGAAGCTTGATTTGCCCAAAACCGAGGGCGCGCAGGCCAGTAACGCACCGCCGCGCTTTGTCAAACTCAGCATCGACGCCAAAGGTGTGGTGTATCTCGACGACAAAGCGACCTCGCTAGATGACCTCAAACGCAGCCTCAACGCCCAAGCCTCCAAGGCCTTGGCTGTCGCGCATGGCGAATTGCCCGAACTCCAGCTGCGCGCCGACGAGCGCGTGCCCTACGGCAAAGTGGTCGAAGTCATGGGTCTCGCCCAGCAAGCGGGCATGAACCGCATTGGCTTTGTGACCGAGCGCAAGCAGCCCGTTTCCGTTCCTTAA
- a CDS encoding MotA/TolQ/ExbB proton channel family protein translates to MELFATVFEGDALSITLALALLAMSVASWTVIFYKAWLLHRVSADVAHGKAAFWQARDVAQALQALASVDRSVVLLPLAQANQQLMPGTLGAQGDVSAQRTRVLRDALHGVLHRLQSGQVLLATVGSTAPFVGLLGTVWGIYHALTGIATAGQLTIERVAGPVGEALVMTAAGLAVALPAVLAFNVMGRVINRLEQELEGFAHDLREL, encoded by the coding sequence ATGGAGCTTTTTGCAACCGTGTTTGAAGGCGATGCGCTCAGCATCACGCTGGCCTTGGCTTTGTTGGCCATGTCGGTGGCCAGCTGGACGGTGATTTTTTATAAGGCTTGGTTGCTGCATCGCGTGAGTGCAGATGTGGCCCATGGCAAAGCTGCCTTCTGGCAAGCGCGTGATGTGGCTCAGGCTTTGCAAGCCTTGGCATCTGTCGATCGTTCAGTGGTTTTGCTGCCGCTGGCACAGGCCAACCAGCAGTTGATGCCTGGTACCTTGGGTGCGCAAGGCGATGTATCCGCCCAGCGCACCCGCGTGTTGCGCGATGCTTTGCATGGCGTGTTGCATCGTTTGCAATCGGGTCAAGTGTTGTTAGCCACGGTGGGTTCCACCGCGCCGTTTGTGGGTTTGCTCGGCACCGTGTGGGGCATTTATCACGCGCTCACTGGCATCGCTACCGCAGGTCAGCTGACCATCGAACGTGTGGCTGGCCCCGTGGGCGAGGCCTTGGTCATGACGGCTGCGGGCTTGGCTGTGGCCTTGCCAGCTGTCTTGGCTTTTAACGTGATGGGCCGCGTGATCAACCGCTTGGAGCAAGAGCTGGAAGGCTTTGCCCACGACCTGCGAGAGCTCTGA
- the dapB gene encoding 4-hydroxy-tetrahydrodipicolinate reductase: MAQSPDILKIAIAGASGRMGHMLIEAVRNDPTCQLAGALDVPSSPGIGNDATGFLGQASGVSIEADVRKGLQNSHVLIDFTRPEGTLAHLKICRELGVKLVIGTTGFTDEQKAEIAEAAKDIAIVMAPNMSVGVNVTLKLLQMAAQAMPTGYDIEIIEAHHRHKVDAPSGTALKMGEVIADAIGRDLKDCAVYERYGHTGERDPSTIGFSTIRGGDIVGDHTVLFAGIGERIEITHKSSSRATYAQGSLRAASFLAGKNKGLFDMFDVLNLR; encoded by the coding sequence ATGGCTCAATCTCCTGATATTTTGAAAATTGCTATCGCTGGCGCCAGCGGCCGCATGGGCCACATGCTGATTGAGGCTGTGCGCAACGACCCCACTTGCCAGTTGGCTGGCGCTTTGGATGTGCCCTCTAGCCCCGGCATTGGCAACGATGCCACTGGCTTCTTGGGTCAAGCCAGCGGCGTGAGCATCGAGGCCGATGTGCGCAAAGGCTTGCAAAACAGCCATGTGTTGATTGACTTCACCCGCCCCGAAGGCACGCTGGCACATTTAAAAATTTGCCGCGAGTTGGGCGTAAAGCTCGTCATTGGTACCACCGGATTCACCGACGAACAAAAAGCTGAAATCGCTGAGGCAGCCAAAGACATCGCCATCGTCATGGCGCCCAACATGAGTGTGGGTGTCAACGTGACTTTGAAGCTCTTGCAAATGGCGGCACAAGCCATGCCCACAGGCTACGACATTGAGATCATCGAAGCGCACCACCGCCACAAAGTGGATGCGCCTTCGGGCACCGCTTTGAAAATGGGCGAGGTGATTGCGGATGCCATCGGTCGCGACCTCAAAGACTGCGCCGTGTATGAGCGCTACGGCCACACTGGCGAGCGTGACCCATCAACCATTGGCTTCTCCACCATCCGTGGCGGCGACATTGTGGGCGACCACACCGTGTTGTTCGCTGGCATTGGTGAACGCATTGAAATCACACACAAGTCGTCAAGCCGTGCGACGTACGCGCAAGGCAGCTTGCGTGCCGCGAGCTTCTTGGCAGGCAAAAACAAAGGCTTGTTCGACATGTTTGACGTGTTGAACCTGCGCTGA
- a CDS encoding outer membrane protein assembly factor BamE → MFESCRNAPEFLPQQRRFVVLACVVAGLGLTACSSNLIYKPEVVQGNFVSREQVQALRAGMPRQAVRDVLGTPLVTSLFHADRWDYAFTIRRQGSEPQQRRFSVFFKGDVLDRIEGDPLPTEAEFAAKLDNRRPPTKLPELKATEADLAKFPAKPASAAGAAQSAAPAGPVSYPPLENAAR, encoded by the coding sequence ATGTTTGAATCCTGTCGAAATGCCCCAGAATTTTTGCCTCAGCAACGCCGCTTCGTTGTCCTTGCTTGCGTGGTCGCGGGCCTAGGGCTCACGGCTTGTTCGAGCAACCTGATTTACAAGCCCGAGGTCGTGCAAGGCAACTTTGTCTCGCGCGAGCAAGTGCAAGCTTTGCGTGCGGGCATGCCTCGCCAAGCGGTGCGCGATGTGCTGGGTACACCGTTGGTCACCAGCTTGTTTCATGCAGACCGTTGGGACTACGCCTTCACCATCCGTCGCCAAGGTTCTGAGCCACAGCAGCGTCGCTTCAGCGTATTCTTCAAAGGCGATGTGCTGGACCGTATTGAAGGCGATCCATTGCCCACCGAAGCTGAGTTTGCGGCCAAGCTCGACAACCGTCGCCCGCCCACCAAGTTGCCAGAACTCAAAGCCACCGAGGCTGATTTGGCCAAGTTCCCTGCCAAGCCTGCATCTGCTGCAGGCGCCGCTCAGTCTGCCGCACCTGCTGGCCCTGTTTCTTACCCGCCGCTTGAAAACGCGGCTCGTTGA
- the fur gene encoding ferric iron uptake transcriptional regulator, which produces MAHPDDLKSIGLKATAPRLKILELFQQGTQRHMTAEDVYRHLLLQNMDIGIATVYRVLMQFEQADILKRSHFESERAVYELNEGEHHDHLVCLDCGRVEEFHDEEIESLQVKVAKRHGFEIADHALSLYAHCVKKNCEHRPAGK; this is translated from the coding sequence ATGGCACACCCAGACGACCTCAAAAGCATTGGCCTCAAGGCCACCGCGCCTCGCCTGAAAATTTTGGAGCTTTTCCAACAAGGCACCCAACGCCACATGACGGCAGAAGATGTGTATCGCCATTTGCTGCTGCAAAACATGGACATTGGCATTGCCACGGTCTACCGCGTGTTGATGCAGTTTGAGCAGGCCGACATTTTGAAACGCAGCCACTTTGAGAGCGAGCGTGCGGTGTATGAACTCAATGAAGGCGAACACCACGACCATTTGGTGTGCCTAGACTGCGGGCGCGTGGAAGAGTTTCACGACGAAGAAATCGAATCTCTGCAGGTCAAAGTGGCCAAGCGCCATGGGTTTGAGATTGCAGACCATGCACTCAGTCTGTATGCCCACTGCGTGAAAAAGAACTGCGAACACCGCCCCGCGGGCAAGTAA